From one Mycolicibacterium sp. HK-90 genomic stretch:
- a CDS encoding SDR family NAD(P)-dependent oxidoreductase: MTGNELAGKVAVVTGGASGLGEGLVRRFAAEGAQVLIGDVDEERGKALADELGDNARFLLTDVGDVEQVGRLVSSAVETFGGLDVMVNNAGVSGRMHRRFLDDDLADFDTVMRVNVRAVMAGTRDAARYMSEHGGGSILNLTSIGGIQAGGGVMTYRASKAAVIQFTKSAAIELAHYEIRVNAIAPGNIRTAIVAKSASPEERERIEEFEAGIRAQMRNDRPLKREGTVEDVAEAALYFATDRSRYVTGTVLPIDGGTVAGKVIARKPK, from the coding sequence ATGACAGGCAACGAGCTGGCCGGAAAAGTCGCGGTCGTCACCGGCGGCGCGTCGGGTCTCGGCGAGGGATTGGTGCGCCGGTTCGCCGCCGAGGGTGCGCAGGTGCTGATCGGCGATGTCGACGAGGAGCGCGGCAAGGCGTTGGCCGACGAGTTGGGGGACAACGCGCGGTTCCTGCTCACCGACGTCGGGGACGTCGAGCAGGTGGGCCGTCTGGTGTCGTCGGCTGTCGAGACCTTCGGTGGCCTCGACGTCATGGTCAACAACGCCGGGGTTTCGGGCCGGATGCACCGCCGCTTCCTGGACGATGATCTCGCCGATTTCGATACCGTGATGCGGGTCAACGTCCGCGCGGTCATGGCCGGTACGCGTGACGCCGCGCGGTACATGTCCGAGCACGGCGGCGGTTCGATCCTCAACCTGACCTCGATCGGCGGCATCCAGGCCGGTGGCGGGGTGATGACGTACCGCGCATCGAAGGCCGCGGTCATCCAGTTCACCAAGTCTGCGGCAATCGAGTTGGCCCACTACGAGATCCGGGTCAACGCCATCGCCCCGGGCAATATCCGTACCGCGATCGTGGCCAAGTCGGCCTCGCCCGAGGAGCGCGAGCGCATCGAGGAGTTCGAGGCCGGGATTCGCGCTCAGATGCGCAACGACCGCCCGCTGAAGCGGGAGGGCACCGTCGAGGACGTCGCCGAGGCGGCGCTCTACTTCGCCACCGACCGCTCGCGCTACGTGACCGGAACCGTGCTGCCGATCGACGGCGGCACCGTCGCGGGCAAGGTCATCGCCCGGAAGCCCAAATAG
- a CDS encoding alpha/beta fold hydrolase: protein MTAQHVFARRTIDVDGLTTSYLEAGVGDPVVLLHGGEFGVSAELGWERVIGELAEHYRVLAPDMLGFGESAKVIDFNDGRGMRIRHITRFCAELGVASAHFVGNSMGAINLLVDATSDAPRLPVRTLTAICGGGEIQRNEHSAALYDYDATLDGMRRIVTALFADPAYPADEAYVQRRYASSIAPGAWESLAAARFRRPGLEAPAMPSSKRAYDRIGVPTMIIEGARDKLLPSGWAAEIAGQIAGARSAVIAGAGHCPQIEQPAALTAVVLEFLKEVS, encoded by the coding sequence GTGACGGCGCAGCACGTCTTCGCACGCAGGACCATCGACGTAGACGGCCTGACCACCAGCTACCTGGAGGCCGGCGTCGGTGACCCGGTCGTCCTGTTGCACGGTGGTGAGTTCGGGGTCAGCGCCGAATTGGGGTGGGAGCGCGTGATCGGCGAACTGGCCGAGCACTATCGCGTGCTCGCCCCGGACATGCTGGGCTTTGGCGAAAGTGCCAAGGTCATCGATTTCAACGACGGTCGCGGCATGCGGATCCGGCACATCACGCGGTTCTGTGCCGAACTCGGCGTCGCCTCAGCGCATTTCGTCGGCAACTCGATGGGAGCGATCAATCTTCTGGTCGATGCCACGTCGGATGCTCCGCGGCTGCCGGTGCGGACGCTCACCGCGATCTGCGGGGGAGGGGAGATCCAGCGCAACGAGCATTCGGCGGCGTTGTACGACTACGACGCCACATTGGACGGCATGCGACGCATCGTCACCGCACTGTTCGCCGATCCGGCCTATCCGGCCGACGAGGCGTACGTGCAGCGGCGGTACGCATCGAGCATCGCGCCAGGCGCGTGGGAAAGCTTGGCCGCGGCCCGATTTCGGCGGCCGGGGCTCGAGGCACCGGCAATGCCGTCGTCGAAACGGGCGTATGACCGCATCGGTGTGCCGACCATGATCATCGAGGGGGCTCGTGACAAGCTGCTGCCGTCCGGTTGGGCCGCCGAGATCGCCGGCCAGATTGCCGGCGCCCGCAGTGCGGTGATCGCCGGGGCCGGGCACTGCCCGCAGATCGAACAGCCCGCCGCGCTGACCGCGGTGGTGTTGGAATTCCTGAAAGAGGTTTCATGA
- a CDS encoding NADPH-dependent FMN reductase, with the protein MTSTEKVPFVVGLGGTLRADSSTERAVRYCLESVERQGGRTRMFAGPDLELPMYAPHSLERTPAALEFVSALRDADAVVVGSPGYHGAISGLVKNALDYIEDLREDPRVYLDNTPWGCISCAYGWQAAVGTLGQLRSIGHALRAWPTPLGVAINSADQIWDEAGVLADGPVRSQLDMLANQVLTFARSNGAAR; encoded by the coding sequence ATGACATCGACTGAGAAGGTGCCGTTCGTGGTCGGTCTCGGCGGCACGCTGCGCGCCGACTCCTCGACCGAGCGCGCGGTGCGGTACTGCCTGGAATCCGTGGAACGCCAAGGCGGCCGGACCCGGATGTTCGCCGGGCCGGATCTGGAATTGCCGATGTACGCGCCGCACTCGCTCGAGCGAACGCCCGCGGCCCTGGAATTCGTCTCCGCGCTACGTGACGCCGATGCCGTGGTGGTCGGCTCGCCCGGTTACCACGGTGCGATCTCCGGTCTGGTCAAGAACGCGCTGGACTACATCGAGGATCTGCGGGAGGACCCGCGGGTGTACCTGGACAACACCCCGTGGGGCTGTATCAGCTGTGCGTACGGTTGGCAGGCCGCAGTGGGAACGCTGGGACAATTGCGCTCCATCGGGCATGCGCTGCGCGCCTGGCCCACCCCGCTGGGCGTGGCGATCAACTCGGCCGACCAGATCTGGGACGAGGCAGGCGTGTTGGCGGACGGTCCGGTCCGCAGCCAGCTCGACATGCTGGCCAATCAGGTGCTGACGTTCGCGCGGTCGAACGGGGCGGCGCGGTGA
- a CDS encoding cyclase family protein, producing the protein MAGTMSDFRRVADEVRNWGRWGDADELGTLNLITPDKVAEGASLVKQGKVFALGGDFSSAGPQGAFQFRQNPTHVMTVDGGDANTLARYGPQWLRNSVAHQVSEFFVDNPFRFNDDMIVMPLQAATQWDALSHVYYEDKLYNGFPADSVTSFGAFHCGIDKVDGKGITSRGVLLDVVRHRGAEQFLEPGNPVTPAELDDVARAQGVAVTPGDIVMVHTGWWTRFLATGNGAEPGSGLDWRCASWLHDLQVAAVAADNLMVEDPDPANGVEGTFLPMHMLCLRDMGLMFGEYWDLGALAADCAADGVYDCQLIAPPLRVTGAVGSPVNPIAIK; encoded by the coding sequence TTGGCCGGGACGATGAGCGACTTCCGTAGGGTCGCCGACGAGGTGCGCAACTGGGGCCGCTGGGGTGACGCCGATGAACTCGGCACCCTGAACCTGATCACCCCGGACAAGGTCGCCGAGGGTGCGTCATTGGTCAAGCAGGGCAAGGTCTTCGCGCTCGGGGGAGACTTCTCCTCGGCCGGGCCGCAGGGGGCGTTCCAGTTCCGGCAGAACCCGACCCACGTGATGACGGTGGACGGCGGCGACGCGAACACGTTGGCCAGATACGGCCCGCAGTGGCTGCGGAATTCGGTGGCCCATCAGGTCAGTGAGTTCTTCGTGGACAATCCGTTCCGCTTCAACGACGACATGATCGTGATGCCGCTGCAGGCCGCCACGCAGTGGGACGCGCTGTCGCACGTCTACTACGAGGACAAGCTCTACAACGGGTTCCCGGCCGATTCGGTCACCAGCTTCGGGGCCTTCCACTGCGGCATCGACAAGGTCGACGGCAAGGGCATCACCTCCCGCGGCGTGCTGCTGGATGTGGTCCGCCACCGCGGTGCCGAGCAGTTCCTGGAGCCGGGCAATCCGGTCACCCCGGCCGAGCTCGACGATGTGGCCCGCGCACAAGGCGTGGCCGTCACGCCCGGCGATATCGTCATGGTTCACACCGGTTGGTGGACAAGGTTTTTGGCCACCGGCAACGGGGCTGAGCCCGGCTCCGGGCTGGACTGGCGCTGCGCCTCGTGGCTGCACGATCTTCAGGTGGCCGCCGTCGCCGCCGACAATCTGATGGTCGAAGATCCAGATCCGGCCAACGGGGTCGAGGGCACATTCCTGCCGATGCACATGCTGTGTCTTCGCGACATGGGCCTGATGTTCGGTGAGTATTGGGATCTGGGTGCGCTGGCCGCGGACTGCGCGGCCGACGGCGTGTACGACTGCCAGCTCATCGCGCCACCGCTGCGGGTCACCGGTGCCGTCGGTTCGCCGGTGAATCCGATCGCGATCAAGTGA
- a CDS encoding coniferyl-alcohol dehydrogenase, with the protein MTCLDELVRYDGRHVVVTGCGSGIGAEVTRALGDLGARVTGLDLRAPEHRPDTFIELDLADPASVDRAAAAVDGRVDALFNVAGVSSGIGNPLLVVRINFLGTRQFTEALEDRMAAGGSITSVASLAASGYRENRSTTAGLIHTRSVDEGLQWCADHPEALADGGYRLSKEAVILYGMRRVAELGARGIRINCTGPGVTETPILDQLRSAYGQQYLDSFTTPLGRNSEAAEQAALLVFLGSPAASYVTGQVIWADGGILAQREAALVDAVEDAAVEGQRS; encoded by the coding sequence GTGACCTGCCTCGACGAGTTGGTGCGTTACGACGGGAGACACGTCGTGGTCACCGGCTGCGGATCGGGCATCGGTGCCGAGGTCACCCGCGCGCTGGGTGACCTCGGCGCCCGGGTGACCGGTCTCGATCTCCGCGCTCCCGAGCACCGACCGGATACGTTCATCGAACTGGATCTGGCCGACCCGGCGTCGGTCGATCGTGCCGCCGCTGCGGTCGACGGCCGGGTGGACGCCCTGTTCAACGTGGCCGGCGTGTCCTCGGGCATCGGTAATCCGCTGTTGGTGGTGCGGATCAACTTCCTCGGTACCCGGCAGTTCACCGAGGCCCTGGAGGATCGTATGGCGGCGGGTGGGTCGATCACGTCGGTGGCGTCACTGGCGGCCTCGGGCTACCGCGAAAACCGGTCCACCACTGCAGGGCTGATTCACACCCGATCGGTCGACGAGGGGTTGCAGTGGTGCGCCGACCATCCCGAGGCGCTGGCCGACGGTGGCTACCGGTTGTCGAAGGAGGCGGTGATCCTCTACGGCATGCGCCGGGTCGCCGAGCTGGGGGCCCGTGGCATCCGGATCAACTGCACCGGACCGGGGGTGACCGAGACACCGATTCTCGATCAGCTGCGTTCGGCGTACGGACAGCAGTATCTCGACTCGTTCACCACGCCGCTGGGACGAAACTCCGAGGCCGCCGAGCAGGCGGCTTTGCTGGTGTTTCTGGGCAGCCCGGCGGCCAGTTATGTGACCGGGCAGGTGATCTGGGCCGACGGTGGCATTCTGGCCCAACGGGAGGCGGCTTTGGTCGATGCTGTAGAAGACGCCGCAGTCGAGGGGCAGAGGAGCTGA
- a CDS encoding LLM class flavin-dependent oxidoreductase, whose amino-acid sequence MKISLFYEFPLPRPWSEDDEHQLFQHGLTEVEAADKAGFSTVWLTEHHFLEEYCHSTAPEMFLAAASQRTKDIRLGFGVMHLPPPINHPARIAERVATLDHLSNGRVEFGTGEGSSVAELGGFDIDPADKRTMWEEALEVSIRCMTEAPFTGFKGEHVEMPARNVIPKPLQKPHPPVWVACTRPSSVQMAAQKAIGALSFAYTGPEALKERVDGYYKEFEEQGAPITPAINPNILAIGGDLSMMVAKSDDEALKRLGIGGGFFSFGIMHYYLTGMHTPGRTKVWERYEEAVKEDPTLAYGPGRGAIGSPDTVREFLRSYEASGVDEIILLLNPRSHEGTMESIEIMGKEILPEFIERDAKAVSDKAKRLEPVIEKVESRRRPSDAPLFDETYAFGGLPTGRDKFTAGEIPEAMAEINEGRVKAAAAEKAAREAAG is encoded by the coding sequence ATGAAGATCTCGCTGTTCTACGAGTTCCCATTGCCCCGGCCGTGGTCGGAGGACGACGAACATCAGCTGTTCCAGCATGGTCTGACCGAGGTGGAGGCCGCTGACAAGGCAGGCTTCTCCACCGTCTGGCTCACCGAGCACCATTTCCTGGAGGAGTACTGCCACTCGACCGCGCCGGAGATGTTCCTGGCCGCGGCCAGCCAGCGCACCAAAGACATCCGGCTGGGCTTCGGCGTGATGCATCTGCCCCCGCCGATCAACCACCCGGCCCGTATCGCCGAGCGCGTCGCCACCCTCGACCATCTCTCCAACGGGCGCGTGGAGTTCGGCACCGGTGAGGGATCCTCGGTCGCGGAGCTGGGCGGTTTCGACATCGACCCGGCCGACAAACGCACGATGTGGGAAGAAGCCCTTGAGGTTTCGATCCGCTGTATGACCGAAGCGCCGTTCACCGGCTTCAAGGGCGAGCACGTCGAGATGCCGGCCCGCAATGTGATCCCCAAGCCGCTGCAGAAACCGCACCCCCCGGTCTGGGTGGCCTGCACGCGTCCGTCGTCGGTCCAGATGGCGGCCCAGAAGGCCATCGGCGCGCTGAGCTTCGCCTACACCGGCCCCGAGGCGCTCAAGGAGCGGGTTGACGGGTACTACAAGGAATTCGAAGAGCAGGGCGCCCCGATCACCCCGGCGATCAACCCCAACATCCTGGCCATCGGCGGTGACCTGTCGATGATGGTGGCCAAATCCGATGACGAGGCCCTCAAGCGTCTCGGTATCGGTGGTGGCTTCTTCTCGTTCGGGATCATGCACTACTACCTCACCGGGATGCACACCCCTGGCCGGACCAAGGTCTGGGAGCGTTACGAGGAAGCGGTCAAGGAAGATCCGACCCTGGCCTACGGTCCCGGCCGCGGGGCCATCGGTTCGCCCGACACCGTGCGCGAGTTCCTGCGCAGCTACGAGGCCAGCGGGGTCGACGAGATCATCCTGCTGCTCAACCCGCGCAGCCACGAGGGCACGATGGAGTCCATCGAGATCATGGGCAAGGAGATCCTGCCCGAGTTCATCGAACGGGACGCAAAAGCGGTGTCGGACAAGGCCAAGCGGCTGGAGCCGGTGATCGAGAAGGTCGAGTCCCGTCGCCGTCCGTCCGACGCGCCGCTGTTCGACGAGACCTACGCCTTCGGTGGCCTGCCCACGGGACGCGACAAGTTCACCGCGGGTGAGATCCCCGAGGCCATGGCCGAGATCAACGAGGGCCGGGTCAAGGCGGCCGCGGCCGAGAAGGCGGCTCGCGAAGCAGCGGGCTGA
- a CDS encoding FAD-binding protein — translation MSSDSSAQTVEGAFDATVDVLIVGSGGGGMTAALTADAAGLDTLVVEKSSHFGGSTALSGGGIWVPGAPSQRRAGYVPSPDGVFDYLKQITAGTVSDARLRKYVEAAPEMMDFLEHNSDWFEFVWKPGYADYYPELPGGSAQGSTINVPAIDLRKLGEHEQELLAPLALAPKGIWFAPKDLRLFYQVRQNWRGKAVLLKLIWRMVRARVFGDRMAAIGQSLAARMRLALKQHDIPLWLDAPMTSLITGPDGAVLGAVVERDGKPHRIRATGGVILASGGFDHDMAWRKEHLPVLEKDWSFGNPAATGDGIRAGEKVGGATELLDEAWWFPAICWPDGRLQFMLNERMMPSQFVVNGDGKRFINEAAPYMDFAHAMIQGQESGVAHIPCWLVTDIDSFHRYVVAGHLPIPKIPFAPVPTGRKVPRAWLESGVVVEAHSWEELAGKIGVPPDNLRATAERFDQLAHAGHDDDFNRGDSAYDNYYGDPTLPNPNLRPLGKPPYYAFQIILGDLGTSGGLRTDEHARVLRADEAAVDGLYAVGNVSAAVMGRSYAGAGATIGPAMTFGYVAARHIAGQVAAQPVSPAVNAQVQDTVSNPSGGNR, via the coding sequence ATGAGTTCAGACAGCAGTGCACAGACCGTCGAGGGGGCCTTCGACGCAACGGTCGACGTGCTGATCGTCGGCTCCGGGGGCGGAGGCATGACGGCTGCGCTGACCGCCGACGCGGCCGGTCTCGACACCCTGGTGGTCGAAAAGTCGTCCCACTTCGGCGGTTCCACCGCGCTCTCCGGTGGCGGCATCTGGGTGCCCGGCGCACCGTCGCAACGCCGGGCCGGATATGTGCCGTCACCGGATGGGGTGTTCGACTACCTCAAGCAGATCACCGCGGGAACCGTCAGTGACGCCCGGCTGCGCAAGTACGTCGAGGCCGCACCGGAGATGATGGATTTCCTCGAGCACAACAGCGATTGGTTCGAGTTCGTCTGGAAGCCCGGCTACGCCGACTACTACCCGGAACTGCCGGGCGGCTCGGCCCAGGGCAGCACCATCAACGTACCGGCCATCGACCTGCGCAAGCTCGGTGAGCACGAGCAGGAACTGCTTGCCCCGCTGGCGTTGGCGCCCAAGGGAATCTGGTTCGCGCCCAAGGACCTTCGGCTCTTCTACCAGGTCCGGCAGAACTGGCGCGGCAAGGCCGTGCTGCTCAAGCTGATCTGGCGGATGGTGCGGGCCCGGGTCTTCGGTGACCGGATGGCCGCCATCGGGCAGTCGTTGGCGGCCCGGATGCGGTTGGCGCTCAAACAACACGACATCCCGCTCTGGCTGGATGCGCCGATGACCTCGCTGATCACCGGTCCGGACGGCGCGGTACTCGGCGCCGTCGTCGAACGCGACGGCAAACCGCACCGGATCCGGGCCACCGGTGGGGTGATCCTGGCCTCCGGCGGATTCGACCATGACATGGCCTGGCGCAAGGAGCACCTGCCGGTGCTGGAGAAGGACTGGAGCTTCGGCAATCCCGCCGCCACCGGTGACGGCATTCGGGCCGGCGAGAAGGTGGGCGGTGCCACCGAACTGCTCGACGAGGCATGGTGGTTCCCCGCCATCTGCTGGCCCGACGGCCGGCTGCAGTTCATGCTCAACGAGCGCATGATGCCGTCGCAGTTCGTGGTCAACGGCGACGGCAAGCGGTTCATCAACGAGGCCGCCCCCTACATGGACTTCGCCCACGCCATGATCCAGGGACAGGAATCCGGCGTCGCGCACATCCCGTGCTGGCTCGTCACCGACATCGACTCGTTCCACCGGTATGTGGTGGCCGGGCATCTGCCCATCCCGAAGATCCCGTTCGCGCCGGTGCCGACCGGGCGCAAGGTGCCCCGGGCCTGGCTGGAATCCGGTGTCGTGGTCGAGGCGCACAGCTGGGAGGAACTGGCCGGCAAGATCGGGGTACCGCCGGACAACCTGCGGGCCACCGCCGAGCGGTTCGACCAGCTGGCACACGCCGGCCACGACGACGACTTCAACCGCGGCGACAGCGCCTACGACAACTACTACGGGGATCCCACACTCCCGAACCCCAATCTGCGTCCGCTCGGCAAGCCGCCGTACTACGCGTTCCAGATCATCCTCGGCGACCTGGGGACCTCGGGCGGTCTGCGTACCGATGAGCACGCTCGGGTACTGCGCGCCGACGAGGCCGCGGTCGACGGGCTCTACGCGGTGGGCAACGTCTCGGCGGCGGTGATGGGCCGGAGCTACGCCGGAGCCGGCGCGACCATCGGGCCCGCGATGACATTCGGATACGTAGCCGCCAGACATATCGCCGGACAGGTTGCCGCACAACCCGTTTCGCCAGCCGTCAACGCTCAAGTCCAGGACACCGTCAGCAACCCCTCAGGAGGAAACCGATGA
- a CDS encoding 3-carboxyethylcatechol 2,3-dioxygenase yields the protein MSHSPLLNLPGPSAELLDEIGSALDAARAFVADYDPELVVTFSPDHYNGFFYRLMPPFCIGTAAAGVGDYGTHQGALDVAGDIAQACAEAVWESGVDVAISTSMDVDHGTVQPLQELFGEATARPIVPIFINSVATPLGPLSRSRALGAAVGAFLGTLDKRVLVLGSGGLSHDPPVPTLATAPPAALDRIVHGAPMSAEQRMARQTAVSQAAQDFAHGDSPLRPLNPEWDHGLLEIFDDGRLTDLDGWSNTFIAGEGGNSAHEIRTWVAAFAALAANGPYRTGNHFYRAAPELIAGFAIRTAVGIAA from the coding sequence CTGTCCCACAGCCCACTGCTGAATCTTCCGGGACCGTCGGCTGAACTCCTCGACGAGATCGGTTCGGCACTCGACGCCGCGCGTGCGTTCGTCGCCGACTATGACCCCGAACTCGTCGTCACCTTCTCGCCGGACCACTACAACGGATTCTTCTACCGGCTGATGCCGCCGTTCTGCATCGGCACCGCCGCCGCCGGGGTGGGCGACTACGGGACGCATCAGGGTGCGCTCGACGTCGCGGGTGATATCGCCCAGGCCTGCGCGGAGGCGGTCTGGGAGTCCGGCGTCGACGTCGCCATCTCGACGAGCATGGACGTCGACCATGGCACCGTGCAGCCACTGCAGGAATTGTTCGGCGAGGCGACCGCGCGTCCCATCGTGCCGATCTTCATCAATTCGGTTGCCACCCCGCTTGGTCCGCTTTCGCGGTCGCGCGCTCTCGGTGCGGCGGTGGGTGCCTTCCTGGGCACTCTCGACAAGCGGGTGCTCGTGCTCGGTTCCGGTGGGCTGTCGCATGATCCGCCGGTGCCGACGCTGGCCACCGCGCCACCGGCAGCACTGGACCGGATCGTGCACGGCGCCCCGATGTCCGCCGAGCAGCGGATGGCCCGGCAGACGGCAGTGAGTCAAGCGGCCCAGGATTTCGCTCACGGTGACAGTCCGCTGCGGCCGCTGAACCCGGAGTGGGACCACGGGTTGCTGGAGATCTTCGACGACGGCCGGCTCACCGATCTGGACGGCTGGTCGAACACGTTCATCGCCGGCGAAGGTGGCAACTCGGCACACGAGATCCGCACCTGGGTGGCCGCGTTCGCGGCCCTGGCGGCCAACGGTCCGTACCGGACCGGCAACCACTTTTACCGGGCGGCACCGGAATTGATCGCAGGATTCGCAATCAGGACGGCGGTAGGAATCGCAGCATGA
- a CDS encoding bifunctional 3-(3-hydroxy-phenyl)propionate/3-hydroxycinnamic acid hydroxylase, protein MTDDVDVVIVGAGPVGLTLANVLGIQGVRTLVVEERDTLIDYPRGVGLDDESLRTFQSIGLVDGILPHTVPNQILRFYDGNRRLLAEMAPPDARFGWPKRNGFVQPLVDAELLAGLDRFEHVQVAWGRRMESAVETADGVTVAFGPDVPAVRARYVVGCDGGRSATRHLMGVSFDGTTSATRWVVVDLANDPLGHPNSEVGADPDRPYASISIAHGIRRFEFMIHADETDEQAEDPEFVARLLAPFVPHPDKVDVIRRRVYTHHSRIAGNFRNGRFLLAGDAAHLMPVWQGQGYNSGIRDAANLGWKLAAVVNGQAGDALLDSYDTERRKHARAMIDLSTLVGRVISPTNRKVAVLRDKLIRGASVVPALKRYVLEMRFKPMPRYEQGAVYHPKPPTAESPAGTLFIQPRVDTRDRSNVLLDDVIGLNFAVLCWNNNPRAILGQDAHERWKALGARFIAARPQTQLFWAGHDADHDDGSVVVVGDRTGALKSWFDVHTESVLVLRPDRCIAGADIAQRAPELSNALFEILHLVEGGVTGASSPVLSVPQPTAESSGTVG, encoded by the coding sequence GTGACTGACGACGTCGATGTCGTGATCGTCGGTGCCGGGCCGGTCGGCCTGACGCTGGCGAACGTTCTTGGGATCCAGGGTGTCCGGACGCTTGTGGTGGAGGAGCGTGACACCCTCATCGACTATCCCCGCGGGGTCGGGCTCGACGATGAGTCGCTGCGTACCTTCCAGTCCATCGGCCTCGTGGACGGGATCCTCCCGCACACCGTGCCGAATCAGATCCTGCGGTTCTACGACGGAAACCGCCGGCTGCTGGCCGAAATGGCGCCTCCGGACGCGCGTTTCGGCTGGCCGAAGCGCAACGGGTTCGTCCAGCCACTGGTCGATGCGGAACTACTGGCCGGGCTGGACCGGTTCGAGCACGTTCAGGTCGCCTGGGGCCGGCGGATGGAATCGGCGGTCGAGACCGCTGATGGTGTCACCGTTGCGTTCGGCCCGGACGTGCCTGCGGTGCGGGCCCGCTATGTCGTGGGATGCGACGGCGGCCGCAGCGCCACCCGCCATCTGATGGGCGTGTCGTTCGACGGCACCACATCGGCGACCCGCTGGGTGGTGGTCGATCTGGCCAACGATCCGCTCGGCCACCCGAACAGCGAGGTCGGCGCCGATCCGGACCGACCATATGCCTCGATCTCGATCGCCCACGGCATCCGGCGGTTCGAGTTCATGATCCACGCCGACGAAACCGACGAGCAGGCCGAAGATCCCGAGTTCGTGGCACGGCTGCTCGCCCCGTTCGTGCCGCATCCGGACAAGGTCGACGTGATCCGGCGCCGGGTCTACACCCACCATTCACGTATCGCCGGGAACTTCCGCAACGGCCGTTTCCTGTTGGCCGGTGACGCCGCGCACCTGATGCCGGTGTGGCAGGGCCAGGGGTACAACAGCGGTATCCGCGACGCGGCCAACCTGGGTTGGAAGCTGGCCGCGGTGGTCAACGGCCAGGCCGGCGACGCGCTGTTGGACAGCTACGACACCGAACGTCGCAAGCATGCCCGGGCGATGATCGATCTGTCGACGTTGGTCGGACGGGTCATCTCGCCGACCAACCGGAAGGTCGCGGTGCTGCGGGACAAGCTGATTCGCGGTGCTTCCGTGGTTCCGGCACTCAAACGCTATGTGCTGGAGATGCGGTTCAAGCCGATGCCGCGCTATGAGCAGGGCGCGGTCTACCATCCGAAGCCGCCGACTGCGGAATCTCCTGCCGGCACCTTGTTCATTCAGCCCCGGGTGGACACCCGTGACCGGTCGAACGTCTTGCTCGACGACGTGATCGGGCTGAACTTCGCGGTGCTGTGCTGGAACAACAATCCCCGGGCAATCCTCGGCCAGGACGCTCACGAGCGCTGGAAAGCCCTTGGCGCGAGGTTCATCGCCGCGCGACCCCAGACCCAGCTGTTCTGGGCCGGGCACGACGCGGACCACGACGACGGATCTGTGGTGGTCGTCGGTGATCGCACCGGCGCGCTGAAATCCTGGTTCGACGTGCACACCGAATCCGTGTTGGTGCTGCGCCCGGACCGGTGCATCGCCGGCGCCGACATCGCCCAACGCGCGCCCGAACTGAGCAACGCCCTGTTCGAGATTCTGCATCTGGTGGAAGGAGGAGTGACCGGTGCCAGTAGCCCTGTGCTGTCTGTCCCACAGCCCACTGCTGAATCTTCCGGGACCGTCGGCTGA
- a CDS encoding alpha/beta fold hydrolase, whose protein sequence is MTSTAAGPASGSVSAAEHESVWRDLQGVAFSQGYLDVAGVRTRYLHAGDPKLPVLVLLHGSGGHAEAYVRNLASHAEHFSTWSIDMLGHGYTDKPGHPLEVAHYVDHLIGFLDTIGAQRAHISGESLGGWVAARAAADHPGRVDRLVLNTAGGSQADPEVMKRIITLSMAAAENPSWETVQARIKWLMADKSKDYDDIVASRQAVYRQPGFVAAMSDIMALQDPAIRARNLLGEKEYGSITAPTLVLWTSDDPTADVSEGRRIASMIPGARFEVMPDCGHWPQYEDPETFNRLHIDFLLGRERD, encoded by the coding sequence ATGACAAGCACTGCCGCCGGACCGGCATCCGGTTCCGTTTCGGCCGCCGAACACGAGAGCGTCTGGCGTGACCTGCAGGGCGTCGCGTTCTCACAGGGCTATCTCGATGTCGCCGGGGTGCGTACCCGCTACCTGCACGCCGGTGACCCGAAACTGCCTGTGCTGGTTCTGTTGCACGGATCGGGCGGACACGCCGAGGCGTACGTGCGCAATCTGGCTTCCCATGCCGAGCACTTCTCGACCTGGTCGATCGATATGCTCGGGCACGGCTACACCGACAAGCCAGGCCACCCGCTGGAGGTGGCGCACTACGTCGATCACCTGATCGGCTTCCTCGACACGATCGGCGCGCAGCGAGCCCACATCTCGGGTGAGTCACTGGGCGGCTGGGTGGCCGCGAGGGCAGCCGCTGACCATCCCGGCCGCGTCGATCGCTTGGTGCTCAACACCGCCGGCGGGTCGCAGGCCGACCCCGAGGTGATGAAGCGGATCATCACGCTGTCCATGGCGGCCGCAGAGAACCCCAGCTGGGAAACCGTGCAGGCGCGGATCAAATGGTTGATGGCCGACAAGAGCAAGGATTACGACGACATCGTGGCCAGCCGGCAAGCGGTCTACCGCCAACCCGGGTTCGTCGCCGCGATGAGTGACATCATGGCCCTGCAGGATCCGGCGATCCGGGCGCGGAACCTGCTGGGGGAGAAGGAATACGGTTCGATCACGGCACCGACGCTGGTGTTGTGGACCAGCGACGACCCGACGGCCGATGTCAGTGAGGGCCGGCGCATCGCCTCGATGATCCCGGGCGCCCGGTTCGAGGTGATGCCCGACTGCGGGCACTGGCCACAGTACGAAGACCCCGAGACGTTCAACCGGCTGCACATCGACTTCCTGTTGGGGCGGGAACGTGACTGA